A region from the Lytechinus variegatus isolate NC3 chromosome 6, Lvar_3.0, whole genome shotgun sequence genome encodes:
- the LOC121417699 gene encoding uncharacterized protein LOC121417699, whose translation MQPVTIVEDNPQREGYAGNYSVGAVLCVSTMLLQYAIGLVVCGGVGYIAGAIPPSTMSTILYCQVCAFSLGGLYLFTSIIGFGTACRNMYMIVFFLITCILSMVGSLPVAGFSFYCTYCIVAPQTDLKQCYALCSTTANGTTTII comes from the exons ATGCAGCCTGTAACAATAGTGGAAGATAATCCTCAG CGGGAGGGCTATGCCGGGAACTACAGCGTAGGAGCTGTCTTATGTGTCTCTACGATGCTATTGCAATACGCCATTGGGCTGGTGGTGTGTGGAGGTGTTGGATACATCGCAGGTGCGATACCCCCATCTACCATGTCTACCATATTATACTGTCAGGTCTGCGCCTTCTCTCTCGGAGGG CTTTATCTTTTCACCTCAATCATTGGATTTGGAACAGCGTGTAGGAACATGTACATG ATTGTGTTCTTCCTGATAACATGTATCTTGTCAATGGTGGGAAGTTTACCAGTTGCCGGGTTCTCCTTCTACTGCACCTACTGTATCGTAGCACCACAGACAGATTTGAAGCAGTGTTATGCATTGTGTTCG ACCACTGCCAATGGTACAACGACCATCATTTGA